A section of the Phacochoerus africanus isolate WHEZ1 chromosome 4, ROS_Pafr_v1, whole genome shotgun sequence genome encodes:
- the LOC125124509 gene encoding uncharacterized protein LOC125124509: MAGIAPASAGPASRGPKPRSGPVRAPPPSRSHSLFHSPRPAAKERGSGTPIGCGPHSRQPPTRTSECDWLARRLFSTSCPDWLSRAPLPGGPLTLRLASASHPLNPVSIRAGGGRERARVGREPPMGRRREGREVGSSAGRPPGKVQPIGVRSTSRARERPRLAAGLPAGRAQNHARPAGRLRASSTRWKGGEDAARPAQETVGSHCGVLPQLFT, from the exons atgGCGGGTATCGCCCCCGCCTCGGCCGGGCCTGCCTCCCGGGGTCCCAAGCCCCGGTCTGGGCCAG TGAGGGCTCCGCCACCGTCGCGCTCTCACTCGCTCTTCCACAGCCCCCGACCTGCTGCTAAAGAGCGGGGTAGCGGCACGCCCATTGGCTGCGGCCCGCACTCGCGTCAGCCGCCGACCCGTACCTCGGAATGTGACTGGCTGGCGCGGCGCCTCTTTTCCACGTCTTGTCCTGATTGGCTCTCTCGCGCCCCCTTACCAGGAGGACCTCTCACCCTCCGCCTGGCTTCGGCCTCCCACCCCCTCAACCCCGTTTCCATCCGCGCGGGAGGGGGACGCGAGCGGGCGCGGGTGGGACGCGAACCGCCAATGGGAAGACGGAGAGAAGGCCGGGAGGTGGGCTCTTCAGCCGGCCGGCCACCGGGGAAAGTTCAGCCAATCGGCGTGCGCTCCACATCCCGAGCTCGGGAGCGCCCCCGATTGGCCGCTGGCTTGCCAGCGGGTCGCGCCCAGAACCACGCCCGGCCTGCCGGTCGCTTGAGAGCAAGCAGTACCCGCTGGAAAGGTGGGGAGGATGCGGCGAGGCCCGCGCAGGAGACCGTGGGCAGCCATTGTGGCGTGCTCCCGCAACTGTTTACGTGA